The Syngnathus typhle isolate RoL2023-S1 ecotype Sweden linkage group LG6, RoL_Styp_1.0, whole genome shotgun sequence genome has a window encoding:
- the c18h3orf33 gene encoding protein C3orf33 homolog isoform X2, whose amino-acid sequence MPESCRETQTEDKGRRGPQTQRQNTASHNIVATISQFADDNLTLVRSLSGGLALTGVILIARSIKLITKFQAVSEIPARFVENNISLRGRVHSVKEQSLQVEHVPIFLPLLSPLLTKHKGVSTSTLLVNLAGVDLTADGKLWLQRNVRPSQTVWLKLISRQEDTLHCFVAHSKGASWSRSMNEEALRLGLARRAPINGLSPDTRIFWRLHKRLHRAEVKAEKKRLGFWKEESRWERAVKAIFKLIRRIFGRT is encoded by the exons ATGCCGGAATCCTGCAGAGAAACACAAACTGAAGACAAGGGAAGACGCGGGCCACAAACACAGCGGCAAAACACGGCGTCACACAACATCGTGGCTACTATCTCTCAGTTTGCAGATGATAATCTCACACTTGTGCGG AGCTTAAGTGGTGGGCTCGCTCTTACCGGGGTGATTCTAATAGCGAGGAGCATCAAATTG ATCACCAAATTCCAAGCAGTCTCTGAGATCCCCGCTCGTTTCGTGGAGAACAACATCAGCCTCCGCGGGAGAGTTCATTCCGTCAAGGAGCAAAGCCTCCAAGTGGAGCACGTACCCATCTTCCTGCCGCTGCTGTCACCTCTGCTTACAAAACACAAAG GTGTGTCCACGTCAACCTTGCTGGTGAACCTCGCCGGTGTGGATCTGACCGCCGACGGCAAGTTATGGCTGCAGAGGAACGTCCGTCCCTCTCAGACAGTGTGGTTGAAGCTGATCAGTCGACAGGAAGACACGCTGCACTGTTTTGTGGCACACAGTAAG GGGGCGTCATGGTCTCGCTCCATGAACGAAGAGGCCCTGAGACTGGGTCTGGCCCGCAGGGCTCCTATCAACGGGCTTTCGCCGGACACTCGCATATTCTGGCGTCTGCACAAGCGGCTGCACAGGGCAGAGGTCAAAGCTGAGAAGAAGCGTCTGGGTTTTTGGAAGGAGGAGAGCCGATGGGAGAGGGCCGTCAAGGCTATATTCAAACTGATACGGAGAATCTTTGGGAGGACCTGA
- the c18h3orf33 gene encoding protein C3orf33 homolog isoform X1 codes for MPESCRETQTEDKGRRGPQTQRQNTASHNIVATISQFADDNLTLVRSLSGGLALTGVILIARSIKLITKFQAVSEIPARFVENNISLRGRVHSVKEQSLQVEHVPIFLPLLSPLLTKHKGVSTSTLLVNLAGVDLTADGKLWLQRNVRPSQTVWLKLISRQEDTLHCFVAHSKQGASWSRSMNEEALRLGLARRAPINGLSPDTRIFWRLHKRLHRAEVKAEKKRLGFWKEESRWERAVKAIFKLIRRIFGRT; via the exons ATGCCGGAATCCTGCAGAGAAACACAAACTGAAGACAAGGGAAGACGCGGGCCACAAACACAGCGGCAAAACACGGCGTCACACAACATCGTGGCTACTATCTCTCAGTTTGCAGATGATAATCTCACACTTGTGCGG AGCTTAAGTGGTGGGCTCGCTCTTACCGGGGTGATTCTAATAGCGAGGAGCATCAAATTG ATCACCAAATTCCAAGCAGTCTCTGAGATCCCCGCTCGTTTCGTGGAGAACAACATCAGCCTCCGCGGGAGAGTTCATTCCGTCAAGGAGCAAAGCCTCCAAGTGGAGCACGTACCCATCTTCCTGCCGCTGCTGTCACCTCTGCTTACAAAACACAAAG GTGTGTCCACGTCAACCTTGCTGGTGAACCTCGCCGGTGTGGATCTGACCGCCGACGGCAAGTTATGGCTGCAGAGGAACGTCCGTCCCTCTCAGACAGTGTGGTTGAAGCTGATCAGTCGACAGGAAGACACGCTGCACTGTTTTGTGGCACACAGTAAG CAGGGGGCGTCATGGTCTCGCTCCATGAACGAAGAGGCCCTGAGACTGGGTCTGGCCCGCAGGGCTCCTATCAACGGGCTTTCGCCGGACACTCGCATATTCTGGCGTCTGCACAAGCGGCTGCACAGGGCAGAGGTCAAAGCTGAGAAGAAGCGTCTGGGTTTTTGGAAGGAGGAGAGCCGATGGGAGAGGGCCGTCAAGGCTATATTCAAACTGATACGGAGAATCTTTGGGAGGACCTGA